Proteins from a single region of Rhea pennata isolate bPtePen1 chromosome 6, bPtePen1.pri, whole genome shotgun sequence:
- the FAM171B gene encoding protein FAM171B, producing MPGTRGRLSSPLLALAAALLLLLQPPPLRGRLLPAAAAAASLSRPEPEPQRAALPGVLNRTVLKSLKRVPVAASGPVLGTPRAGSSLAPGRSVFTLKVQVNDIISHQYLRQAIVEVFVNYTKTNSTLTGNNGAVLLKVPYKLGLSLTIASYKDGYLLTPLPWKTGKMPIYSSVTLSLFPQSQANIWLFEDTVLITGKLSDAKSQPSVQFAKFLMKLPTDQHITNVTAYLTVPEQFLKVDSFLYTTGILLNKSGFKSIELTPLAAICVNVLLAGKELKVNGPIHITLPLPTSTVKSGDAIPSWTFDMKTGAWVNRGLGMVKEVNDQLVWTYVAPHLGYWIAAPLPGTRESIISAVSKDITAYHTVFLTAILGGTVVIIVGFFAVLLCYCRDNFGCTQKKEKNTTRLEVIKKDQTTSTTHINHTSVVKGSLKLEDKSQLYAPKISSYSPQTQASAETEDGKSRDNFNIYTEDASYQSSCQTSQSRNATHALEPNAGVRHLQQPKHINSISRAAKDIQDQNRYLPLKEEMYGISHIPEHLMHIYNHPIAVLQTSDLFHSPEQMHAAKSATLPRKGQLVYSPMMEPMNRDSYMQTLPKMPGHSHPQPSVCRDEKSTLDGQQCLSSQTSNWSRYTNSLLESVSVPGTLNEAVVMTPFSSELQGISEQTLLELSKGKPSPHPRAWFVSLDGKPIAQVRHSFIDLKKGRKTESNDTSLDSGVDMNEHHPGRKLEREKTFIKNMPHSKILYLEDLDLSSSESGTTVCTPEDQAVRHILDGGNGPDTEQHDEEGLRRKAVTGNRESSIPLAKKRDRPPITKRDSKTNIWKKREERPLIPIN from the exons ATGCCGGGGACCCGCGGGCGTCTCTCCTCGCCGCTCCTGGCGCTGGCggccgcgctgctgctgctactgcagccgccgccgctgAGGGGgcggctgctccccgccgccgccgccgcggcctcgctCAGCCGCCCCGAGCCGGAGCCGCagcgggcggcgctgccgggag TCCTCAACAGGACTGTTCTGAAGAGCCTGAAGCGCGTTCCTGTAGCAGCCTCAGGCCCTGTGCTGGGAACtcccagggcaggcagcagcctggctcCTGGAA gATCTGTGTTTACACTAAAAGTTCAAGTAAATGATATCATTAGTCATCAGTACCTGCGACAAGCAATTGTAGAAGTGTTTGTTAATTATACGAAGACAAATTCTACTCTTACTGGAAACAATGGAGCAGTATTATTAAAAGTTCCTTATAAATTAGGCTTAAGTTTAACTATTGCATCATACAAGGATGGCTACCTGTTAACACCTTTGCCTTGGAAGACTGGGAAAATGCCAA TATACTCGTCTGTGACACTTTCATTATTCCCACAAAGTCAAGCTAATATATGGCTGTTTGAAGATACTGTTTTAATTACTGGAAAATTGTCTG ATGCTAAATCTCAACCAAGTGTTCAGTTTGCgaaatttttaatgaaacttcCAACAGATCAACATATCACAAACGTTACAGCCTATCTGACAGTGCcagagcaatttttaaaagtggaCAGCTTTCTCTACACAACAGGAATTCTTCTAAATAAATCAG GTTTCAAAAGTATTGAACTGACTCCTCTTGCTGCAATATGTGTAAATGTTCTTTTGGCTGGGAAAGAACTGAAAGTGAATGGTCCTATTCATATTACACTCCCTCTTCCTACAAGTACTGTAAAATCAGGAGATGCTATTCCTTCGTGGACATTTGATATGAAAACTG GTGCTTGGGTAAACCGTGGGCTGGGAATGGTAAAGGAAGTAAATGATCAATTAGTATGGACCTATGTTGCTCCACACTTAGGCTACTGGATAGCAGCTCCACTGCCTGGAACAAGAG AATCCATTATTAGTGCGGTTTCCAAGGACATAACAGCCTATCACACAGTGTTTCTTACAGCCATTTTGGGAGGTACTGTTGTCATTATCGTTggattttttgctgttcttctctGTTACTGCAG GGACAATTTTGGTTGCacacaaaagaaggaaaaaaatacaactagGCTGGAGGTCATAAAAAAAGACCAGACAACATCAACAACTCACATAAATCACACCAGTGTTGTCAAGGGGTCTTTAAAGCTAGAAGATAAGTCACAGTTATATGCACCGAAGATTTCTTCATACAGCCCGCAAACACAGGCAtctgcagaaacagaagatgGAAAATCAAGGGACAATTTTAACATCTACACAGAGGATGCTTCTTATCAGTCATCCTGTCAAACTAGTCAGTCCAGAAATGCAACCCATGCCTTGGAGCCTAATGCTGGAGTTAGACACTTACAGCAGCCAAAGCATATCAACAGTATTTCCCGGGCTGCAAAGGACATTCAAGACCAAAACAGATACCTTCCACTGAAAGAGGAAATGTATGGCATTTCCCATATTCCAGAACATCTAATGCATATTTACAATCACCCGATTGCTGTTCTTCAAACCTCTGACCTTTTCCACTCACCAGAACAAATGCATGCTGCTAAATCAGCAACTTTGCCAAGAAAAGGGCAGTTAGTATACAGCCCCATGATGGAACCCATGAATCGAGACAGCTACATGCAAACGCTACCCAAAATGCCAGGACATTCTCACCCACAGCCTTCTGTctgcagagatgaaaaaagCACATTAGATGGTCAACAGTGCTTATCCTCTCAAACATCAAACTGGAGCCGGTACACTAATAGCTTACTGGAATCTGTCTCTGTTCCTGGGACACTGAATGAAGCAGTTGTAATGACTCCATTTTCGTCTGAACTTCAAGGTATTTCAGAACAAACATTACTGGAACTCTCTAAAGGAAAACCATCTCCACACCCTCGAGCATGGTTTGTGTCCCTAGATGGAAAACCAATAGCTCAGGTGAGACATTCCTTTATAGATCTGAAAAAgggcagaaaaacagagagTAATGACACTAGTCTGGACTCTGGTGTGGACATGAATGAGCATCATCCTGGTAGGaaactggagagagagaaaactttcattaaaaatatgcctCATTCTAAGATCCTGTACTTGGAAGATCTGGATTTGAGTAGCAGTGAAAGTGGAACCACTGTTTGCACTCCAGAGGACCAAGCTGTAAGACACATTCTGGATGGAGGGAATGGGCCTGACACAGAACAGCATGATGAAGAAGGTctaagaagaaaagctgtaacaGGAAATCGTGAGTCTAGCATCCCTCTAGCTAAAAAAAGGGATAGACCACCTATCACAAAAAGAGATAGCAAAACCAATAtttggaagaagagagaggaaagaccGCTTATTCCGATAAATTAA